A region from the Desmospora profundinema genome encodes:
- a CDS encoding tripartite tricarboxylate transporter permease, which yields METLDSILYGLQVALSPENLLFVFIGVLAGTVIGMLPGLGPISAIAIMIPLSYGMDPASALIMMAGVYYGAVFGGSTSSILLNAPGVAGTVATSFDGYPLAQQGKAGKALAVAAICSFVGGTVGVVALMLIAPGLAQFAVTFGPPEYFALMLLGLTAIASLSEGSVIKAFIAAVVGLMFATVGIDAQTGTQRFTFGTPELMEGIDFLIVALGVFALAEVGNLILTRKRSTIDSAHKIGSLKVTKAEAKEMAGPVGRQSVMGFLIGVLPGAGATIASFLGYITEKRLAKDSSQFGKGAVKGVAAPETANNAACTGSFVPLLTLGIPGSGTTAVMLGALLVLGVQPGPLMLTERPDVFWGVVTSMYMGNLFLLVLNLPLIPFIARVLLIPKPMLITLVILFCLIGVYGVSFSTFDLYLLIVFGIVGFIMRRFGFPAAPLILAFILGGMMEQSLRQSLTLSSGNWTIFAERPITLTLLLLGALSLTWPLVKKWIHSRHQSNGGIAS from the coding sequence ATGGAAACATTGGACAGTATATTGTACGGACTTCAAGTGGCGCTGTCTCCTGAAAACCTGCTCTTTGTCTTTATCGGGGTGTTGGCCGGCACGGTGATTGGGATGCTGCCGGGTCTGGGTCCGATCAGCGCCATCGCCATTATGATTCCACTCAGTTATGGGATGGATCCCGCTTCCGCCTTGATCATGATGGCGGGGGTGTATTACGGAGCGGTGTTCGGGGGATCCACTTCCTCCATTTTGTTGAATGCTCCCGGAGTCGCCGGAACAGTGGCCACCTCCTTTGACGGCTATCCCTTGGCACAGCAGGGGAAGGCGGGCAAGGCGCTGGCTGTGGCCGCCATTTGCTCGTTTGTCGGGGGAACTGTGGGAGTGGTCGCCTTGATGCTGATTGCGCCCGGATTGGCTCAGTTTGCGGTCACATTTGGACCGCCGGAGTATTTTGCCCTGATGCTGCTGGGGTTGACGGCCATCGCCAGCCTGTCGGAAGGATCGGTGATCAAAGCGTTTATCGCCGCTGTGGTGGGGCTGATGTTTGCAACGGTGGGCATTGACGCCCAGACAGGGACCCAGCGCTTTACGTTTGGCACTCCTGAACTGATGGAGGGAATCGACTTTCTCATCGTCGCTCTCGGGGTTTTTGCTCTGGCGGAGGTGGGAAATCTGATTTTGACCCGCAAGCGGTCCACTATCGACTCTGCGCACAAGATTGGGAGTCTGAAGGTGACCAAAGCGGAAGCGAAGGAGATGGCGGGACCGGTGGGGCGCCAATCGGTGATGGGCTTTTTGATCGGTGTACTCCCGGGAGCAGGCGCCACGATCGCCTCCTTTTTGGGCTATATCACGGAAAAACGGTTGGCCAAGGACTCTTCCCAGTTTGGAAAAGGAGCCGTCAAAGGGGTGGCGGCACCTGAAACCGCCAATAACGCAGCGTGTACCGGTTCTTTTGTTCCTTTGCTGACATTGGGCATCCCCGGTTCGGGGACGACGGCGGTGATGCTGGGGGCCCTGTTGGTGTTGGGTGTGCAGCCGGGGCCGCTGATGCTGACTGAACGTCCCGACGTGTTTTGGGGCGTGGTGACCAGCATGTACATGGGGAATCTGTTTTTGCTGGTTCTCAACCTGCCCTTGATTCCCTTTATTGCCCGGGTGCTTTTGATTCCCAAACCGATGTTGATCACATTGGTGATCTTGTTTTGCTTGATCGGGGTGTATGGGGTCAGCTTCAGCACCTTTGATCTGTATCTCTTAATCGTCTTCGGGATCGTTGGATTTATCATGCGCCGATTCGGCTTTCCCGCCGCCCCTCTGATCCTGGCATTTATCCTGGGCGGGATGATGGAGCAATCCCTGCGGCAGTCCCTTACCCTATCCAGCGGAAATTGGACCATTTTCGCCGAGCGGCCGATTACGTTGACCCTGTTGCTGCTGGGGGCCTTGTCTCTGACTTGGCCGTTGGTGAAAAAGTGGATTCATTCCCGTCACCAATCCAACGGGGGGATTGCCTCGTGA
- a CDS encoding aspartate/glutamate racemase family protein, giving the protein MKTIGLLGGMSWESTSLYYRWINEETRRRRGGLHSAPMMIASVDFARIERLQHQNQWEEAGRLLAEEAKRLEHAGADFLVIATNTMHQVAPIIQSGTELPLLHIADATADVMEADGIRRVGLLGTRFTMEKRFYIERLEDRGFEVWVPQPAERDRVHSVIYEELCQGVIREESRTAYRDVMAGLAKRGAEAIILGCTEITLLIGEEDSPLPLYDTTHIHALRAVDWAAG; this is encoded by the coding sequence GTGAAGACAATCGGGTTGCTCGGCGGAATGAGCTGGGAGTCAACGTCTCTTTATTACCGATGGATCAATGAAGAAACCAGAAGGAGAAGGGGCGGACTGCACTCCGCACCCATGATGATTGCATCCGTCGATTTCGCCCGGATTGAACGTCTGCAGCATCAAAATCAATGGGAAGAGGCTGGGCGGTTGCTGGCGGAAGAAGCCAAACGCCTGGAACATGCCGGTGCCGATTTTCTGGTGATCGCCACCAATACGATGCATCAAGTGGCACCGATCATACAAAGCGGAACTGAGCTGCCCCTTCTCCACATTGCAGATGCCACGGCGGATGTGATGGAGGCGGACGGGATCCGCAGGGTGGGCCTTCTGGGGACGCGGTTTACCATGGAAAAACGCTTCTACATCGAACGGCTGGAGGACCGGGGGTTTGAGGTATGGGTTCCGCAACCGGCAGAACGCGACCGTGTTCACTCCGTTATTTATGAAGAGTTGTGCCAAGGCGTGATCCGGGAAGAATCGCGCACCGCATACCGCGATGTGATGGCCGGTCTGGCAAAGCGGGGGGCGGAAGCCATTATTTTGGGTTGTACCGAAATTACCCTGCTGATCGGGGAAGAAGACAGTCCCCTTCCACTGTACGACACGACGCATATCCATGCTCTTCGAGCAGTGGACTGGGCCGCCGGATAG
- a CDS encoding GNAT family N-acetyltransferase, translated as MEELTSPEEWRESYPVMRQLRTHLDEEAFLRLVNEMRTDSGYRLFALREEGKVVALAGVVVATNLYNGRHLFVHELVTRSDCRSRGFGERLLSSLHRWGREQGCVRVVLSSGLARLDAHRFYEKKMGYEKVSFVFGRKLDGE; from the coding sequence ATGGAAGAGCTGACCTCCCCAGAAGAGTGGAGAGAATCGTATCCCGTGATGCGTCAGTTGCGCACACACCTAGATGAAGAGGCTTTTTTGCGTTTGGTGAACGAGATGCGAACGGATAGCGGCTATCGCCTGTTCGCTTTACGGGAAGAAGGGAAGGTCGTGGCCTTGGCCGGGGTGGTGGTGGCCACCAATCTCTACAACGGTCGGCATCTTTTTGTCCATGAGCTGGTCACCCGCTCCGACTGCCGCTCCCGCGGATTCGGAGAACGGCTGCTTTCCTCCCTGCACCGGTGGGGCCGGGAGCAGGGGTGTGTCCGTGTCGTCCTCTCCTCCGGCCTGGCCCGGCTGGATGCCCACCGATTCTATGAAAAAAAGATGGGATACGAAAAGGTTAGCTTCGTGTTCGGACGAAAGCTGGACGGGGAGTGA
- the cobT gene encoding nicotinate-nucleotide--dimethylbenzimidazole phosphoribosyltransferase, whose amino-acid sequence MEHRLIEETILSIPPLDEKTQTKARHHVDNLTKPLGALGRLEEVVVRLAGMTGEIIPVIDRKMTVVMCGDHGVVEEGVSAYPGDVTALMIQNFSRGKAAVNVLSRQFGADVRVVDVGSRLEEAPPDVWVRKVRSGTANMAVGPAMTREEAEQAVKIGIDVAKQLKEEGVQLVATGEMGIGNTTAASALAAVFTEREVSEVVGRGSGLDDTGLERKCRVVKEALRVNRPDPRDPLDALAKVGGLELAGLAGLVLGAASERLPIVVDGFIATAAALTAVRMAPAAREYLLASHLSQEPAHGWLLAELRLVPLIQAGMRLGEGSGAVLTFPLLDGAVATAREMATFADLGL is encoded by the coding sequence ATGGAACATCGGTTGATCGAGGAAACGATTTTGTCTATTCCCCCATTGGATGAAAAGACGCAAACGAAAGCGCGCCACCATGTGGATAACCTGACAAAACCGCTGGGTGCATTGGGGCGGTTGGAAGAAGTGGTGGTCCGGTTGGCGGGAATGACCGGGGAGATCATTCCCGTTATTGACCGCAAGATGACGGTGGTGATGTGCGGAGACCACGGGGTGGTGGAAGAGGGAGTAAGTGCATACCCCGGCGATGTTACCGCACTGATGATCCAAAATTTCAGCCGCGGAAAAGCGGCGGTGAATGTCTTGTCCCGTCAATTTGGCGCCGATGTCCGGGTCGTGGATGTGGGCAGCCGTTTGGAGGAAGCTCCGCCTGACGTGTGGGTGCGCAAGGTGCGTTCGGGAACGGCCAATATGGCTGTTGGGCCTGCGATGACGCGGGAGGAAGCCGAACAAGCGGTAAAGATCGGGATCGACGTGGCCAAGCAACTGAAAGAAGAAGGGGTTCAATTGGTGGCAACCGGAGAGATGGGAATCGGAAACACGACGGCTGCTTCTGCGTTGGCGGCCGTGTTCACCGAACGGGAGGTGTCCGAGGTCGTAGGGAGAGGCTCCGGCTTGGATGATACGGGGTTGGAGCGGAAATGCCGGGTGGTGAAAGAGGCGCTTCGTGTCAACCGCCCGGATCCCCGGGATCCGCTGGATGCCCTGGCCAAGGTGGGCGGGCTGGAACTGGCGGGTTTGGCCGGATTGGTGCTGGGTGCCGCTTCCGAGCGGTTGCCGATTGTGGTAGACGGCTTTATCGCCACTGCCGCCGCATTGACGGCTGTGCGGATGGCCCCGGCGGCACGAGAGTATCTATTGGCTTCCCATTTGAGCCAGGAACCGGCTCACGGCTGGCTCTTGGCCGAACTGAGGCTCGTTCCGCTGATTCAGGCCGGAATGCGTCTGGGAGAAGGGAGTGGAGCGGTGTTGACCTTTCCTCTTCTGGACGGTGCGGTAGCAACGGCCCGGGAAATGGCCACCTTTGCAGATCTGGGATTATAA
- the cobD gene encoding threonine-phosphate decarboxylase CobD codes for MSGVERYGHGGDRWTAGFLFHREASDFLDFSANINPLGPPPGVLEVLHRALTESGQPVLTQYPDPRSRSLKRALARKCDVPVDWVAVGNGGAELLDLVHDIIRPRRVGVTHPSFSEYEAAARKRGSEVVPLPLSEERDWLPGREELLRWVRQVDLAYLGHPNNPTGTLFPEESLIAAAEEAARHGSVLVVDEAFLDFVPGAFTLQRQLSDFPTTLLVRSMTKFYALPGLRLGYALASPSWVKKLEARQIPWSVNGLAQLAGEAALSDREYEERTADWLHRERLFLLEGLKRVAGVHVFPGSVNYLLLRLTGRRASGGYSSHQWQRALGERGILIRDASTYPGLDDTYIRVAVRSREENERLLSAFIEWETERKEESR; via the coding sequence ATGAGTGGAGTGGAACGGTATGGCCATGGGGGGGATCGTTGGACTGCTGGTTTCCTCTTTCATCGGGAAGCATCCGATTTTCTCGATTTTAGCGCCAATATTAACCCGTTGGGTCCGCCGCCCGGGGTTCTGGAAGTGCTGCACCGCGCACTGACGGAATCCGGACAGCCGGTTCTCACGCAATACCCGGATCCCCGCTCCCGTTCCTTGAAACGGGCACTCGCCCGCAAGTGTGATGTCCCGGTTGATTGGGTGGCTGTCGGGAACGGGGGGGCGGAATTGCTGGACTTGGTGCACGATATAATCCGCCCCCGGCGGGTGGGCGTGACCCATCCTTCTTTTTCCGAGTATGAAGCCGCCGCCCGCAAGCGGGGGAGCGAGGTGGTCCCCCTCCCCCTGTCCGAGGAGCGGGATTGGCTGCCGGGGCGTGAAGAGCTGCTTCGCTGGGTGCGGCAGGTGGATCTGGCTTATCTGGGCCATCCTAACAACCCCACCGGAACCCTTTTTCCGGAGGAATCGCTGATAGCGGCGGCGGAGGAAGCGGCCCGGCACGGGAGCGTGCTGGTGGTGGATGAAGCCTTTCTGGATTTTGTTCCCGGAGCGTTTACGTTACAGCGGCAGTTGTCCGATTTTCCCACCACGCTGCTGGTGCGATCCATGACCAAGTTTTACGCCTTGCCCGGTTTGCGGCTGGGTTATGCCTTGGCCTCCCCCTCCTGGGTGAAGAAGTTGGAAGCGCGCCAAATTCCGTGGAGTGTGAATGGACTGGCACAGCTGGCGGGGGAAGCGGCTTTGTCGGATCGGGAATATGAGGAGCGGACGGCTGACTGGCTGCACCGGGAACGTCTCTTTTTATTGGAAGGACTGAAACGGGTGGCCGGTGTCCATGTGTTTCCCGGATCGGTTAATTACCTGCTGCTGCGTCTGACGGGACGACGGGCCAGTGGCGGCTATTCTTCGCATCAATGGCAGCGGGCGTTGGGAGAACGGGGGATTCTGATCCGGGATGCTTCCACTTATCCTGGATTGGATGATACTTATATTAGAGTGGCGGTGCGGAGCCGTGAGGAGAATGAGCGGCTGCTGTCCGCCTTCATAGAATGGGAGACGGAGAGAAAGGAAGAATCACGATGA
- the cobU gene encoding bifunctional adenosylcobinamide kinase/adenosylcobinamide-phosphate guanylyltransferase produces the protein MIRLVTGGVRSGKSAYAEELAARTGDRVLYVATGWAGDEEMAERIRRHRERRPPSWTVVEESLHPALALEKPGSWETVMVDCLSTWVTNRLMKWPQDLSSAEKEEQIRSLVEEADDLITALSGREAVLVTSETGWGGVAMSPLGRLFQDALGAVNQRVAQFADEVWMVISGIPWRVKG, from the coding sequence ATGATTCGTTTGGTAACCGGCGGGGTCCGTTCAGGAAAAAGTGCTTACGCCGAAGAGTTGGCCGCCCGTACCGGAGATCGGGTTTTATACGTGGCCACCGGTTGGGCGGGGGACGAAGAGATGGCCGAGCGGATCCGGCGCCACCGTGAACGCCGTCCTCCATCTTGGACGGTGGTTGAAGAATCGCTCCATCCGGCTCTTGCTTTGGAGAAGCCGGGTTCATGGGAGACCGTGATGGTGGATTGCTTATCCACATGGGTGACGAACCGATTGATGAAATGGCCGCAAGATCTCAGTTCCGCCGAAAAAGAGGAGCAAATCCGCTCTCTGGTGGAAGAAGCGGATGACCTGATCACGGCTCTGTCCGGCCGGGAGGCGGTGCTGGTGACGTCGGAGACGGGGTGGGGCGGAGTAGCTATGAGTCCGTTGGGGCGGCTGTTCCAGGACGCTTTGGGGGCAGTCAACCAGCGGGTGGCGCAATTCGCCGATGAAGTGTGGATGGTTATCTCCGGCATTCCGTGGAGGGTAAAAGGATGA
- the cobS gene encoding adenosylcobinamide-GDP ribazoletransferase, with translation MNVFFTALAFLTRIPAPVSSDRDDWAKSPCHYPLVGLILGGAFVLFDQAVGSLFPSLVRGAMLTVLWVYLTGGLHLDGLMDTADGFGANRGPERTLEIMKDSRVGAMGVLTAFSVLLLKFSVLVSLADDAMWVALVAAPVAGRLALVLSIRLFPYVKKDGIGLGMKENLTPWRLVYALGIGIGAFFLTTGWWGTILLTATLLVVWIIGQSARSRLRGLTGDIYGATAEITEVVVLLLCLWYGGVR, from the coding sequence ATGAATGTGTTTTTTACGGCGCTGGCGTTTTTGACGCGAATCCCGGCACCGGTCTCCTCCGATCGGGATGATTGGGCCAAGAGTCCCTGTCACTATCCACTGGTGGGATTGATCCTGGGCGGGGCGTTTGTCCTGTTTGACCAGGCGGTGGGCAGCCTGTTTCCGTCCCTGGTCAGGGGGGCGATGTTGACGGTGCTGTGGGTATATCTCACAGGCGGTCTCCACTTGGACGGACTGATGGACACCGCCGATGGGTTCGGTGCCAACCGGGGACCGGAGCGCACCTTGGAGATTATGAAAGACAGCCGTGTCGGTGCGATGGGCGTCTTGACTGCTTTTAGTGTTCTCCTGCTGAAATTCAGCGTGCTGGTATCCTTAGCCGACGATGCCATGTGGGTCGCGTTGGTGGCCGCACCGGTGGCGGGAAGGCTGGCATTGGTATTGTCGATCCGCCTCTTTCCCTATGTGAAGAAGGACGGCATCGGATTGGGAATGAAAGAAAACTTGACTCCGTGGCGCTTGGTGTATGCGTTAGGGATCGGGATCGGAGCCTTCTTTCTCACCACGGGTTGGTGGGGGACAATCCTGCTGACGGCCACCCTGCTGGTGGTCTGGATCATCGGCCAGTCGGCCCGCAGCCGCCTGCGCGGATTGACCGGCGACATATACGGTGCGACCGCGGAGATCACGGAAGTGGTGGTGCTGCTCCTATGTCTGTGGTACGGGGGCGTGCGCTGA
- a CDS encoding histidine phosphatase family protein, with translation MSVVRGRALMRLIWLRHGETTANREKRYCGHLDPSLTTRGREQAKTAFRSVSPQVRPHVLHISDRSRCEETATPWLRDHPDLPVVRTPALRELSFGAWEGKTYDELMESDQEHLQAWIRDPWQVAPPGGETLTDLGRRLERWLHRLLQSHDEGETVLVVSHGGPIRWFYACLVAGDPGRFWDRDVMPGSWFVFRHHDGKWREEGI, from the coding sequence ATGTCTGTGGTACGGGGGCGTGCGCTGATGCGCCTCATCTGGCTGCGGCACGGGGAGACCACCGCCAACCGGGAGAAGCGTTATTGCGGTCATCTGGATCCCTCGCTGACTACTCGGGGGCGGGAGCAGGCGAAAACGGCGTTCCGATCCGTGTCTCCCCAGGTGCGGCCGCATGTGTTGCACATCAGTGATCGGAGCCGGTGTGAGGAAACGGCAACACCGTGGCTCAGGGACCATCCGGATTTGCCGGTGGTGCGCACACCGGCGTTGCGGGAGCTTTCCTTTGGAGCCTGGGAAGGAAAAACCTACGATGAGTTAATGGAATCGGATCAGGAGCACCTACAGGCCTGGATCCGGGATCCTTGGCAGGTGGCCCCGCCTGGGGGAGAGACCCTGACAGATTTGGGACGGCGCTTGGAGAGGTGGCTCCACCGTCTTCTCCAAAGCCACGACGAAGGGGAGACGGTGCTGGTCGTCAGCCACGGGGGGCCGATCCGCTGGTTTTACGCCTGTTTGGTGGCAGGGGATCCCGGTCGTTTCTGGGATCGGGATGTCATGCCGGGAAGCTGGTTCGTCTTCCGGCACCACGACGGAAAATGGAGGGAGGAAGGGATTTGA
- a CDS encoding cobyric acid synthase — MKAIMVQGTASDVGKSVLCTALCRWLLEEGLRVAPFKAQNMALNSAVTRDGGEIGRSQAVQAEAAGAEACVDMNPILLKPKGDRISEVIVHGRHYRDMAAGDYQAHTHEMLQPVRQSLDRLSQRYDVLVVEGAGSPAEVNLKERDIVNMRTAELVDAPVLLVADIDRGGVFASLIGTLEILEPHERARVRGLVINKFRGDRSLLEPGLKWLYQRTGIPVLGVLPYRDPGIDPEDSLALDSRKETGDAALEVAVIRFPRISNFTDFAPLEGASDVRLRYVSRVSEWGNPDVVILPGTKNTIADLFWLRQSGLLPLLEAHRAQGGEIVGICGGYQMMGVRLHDPDGVEWDDPDQEGLRWLPVATTFRPGKRTAQVRARGLAPGWGYGLELEGYEIHLGREDCLTGAIPLLEREDGTRDGCVNDSGRVWGTHLHGLFQSPAWTRSWLNHLRQRKGLPPLDREEPIRERDQIYAALADWLREHLDLEAVRALIERKGVRR; from the coding sequence TTGAAAGCCATTATGGTCCAGGGAACCGCCTCCGATGTGGGAAAAAGCGTCCTGTGCACCGCTTTGTGCCGCTGGCTCTTGGAAGAAGGCTTGCGCGTGGCTCCTTTTAAAGCGCAGAACATGGCCTTAAACTCTGCCGTTACCCGGGACGGCGGGGAGATCGGCCGTTCTCAGGCGGTACAGGCGGAAGCGGCAGGGGCAGAAGCCTGCGTGGATATGAATCCGATCCTGTTAAAACCAAAGGGAGATCGGATATCGGAAGTGATCGTGCACGGACGCCACTACCGGGATATGGCCGCCGGCGATTATCAGGCGCACACTCATGAGATGCTACAGCCGGTGCGGCAATCACTGGATCGGTTGTCCCAACGCTACGACGTCTTGGTGGTGGAGGGGGCGGGCAGCCCCGCAGAAGTCAACCTGAAGGAGCGGGACATCGTCAATATGCGGACGGCAGAGCTGGTGGACGCGCCGGTGTTGTTGGTGGCCGATATCGACCGCGGCGGGGTGTTTGCCTCCCTCATCGGCACACTGGAGATCCTGGAGCCTCACGAACGGGCACGGGTTCGCGGACTGGTGATCAACAAGTTTCGAGGGGATCGTTCCTTATTGGAGCCGGGCCTCAAGTGGCTTTATCAGCGCACCGGGATCCCGGTGCTGGGGGTGTTGCCCTATCGGGATCCCGGGATCGACCCGGAAGACTCCCTCGCTCTGGATTCACGGAAGGAAACGGGGGATGCGGCTTTGGAGGTGGCGGTGATCCGCTTTCCCCGCATCTCCAACTTTACCGACTTTGCTCCCTTGGAGGGAGCGTCCGACGTCCGTCTCCGCTATGTGTCCCGTGTTTCGGAATGGGGAAATCCGGATGTCGTTATCCTCCCCGGGACCAAAAATACGATAGCGGACCTTTTTTGGCTGCGGCAATCGGGGCTTCTTCCCCTGCTGGAGGCGCACCGGGCACAGGGAGGAGAAATCGTCGGGATTTGCGGGGGTTATCAGATGATGGGGGTCCGCTTGCACGACCCCGATGGGGTGGAATGGGACGACCCGGATCAGGAAGGACTCCGTTGGCTGCCGGTTGCGACCACTTTCCGGCCCGGCAAACGGACCGCGCAGGTGCGGGCGAGGGGGCTGGCTCCCGGTTGGGGATACGGCCTAGAACTGGAGGGATATGAAATCCACCTGGGCCGGGAGGATTGCCTCACAGGCGCCATTCCTCTGCTGGAGAGAGAGGACGGAACCCGGGACGGGTGTGTGAATGATTCGGGCCGGGTGTGGGGCACCCACCTGCACGGACTGTTTCAATCCCCGGCCTGGACGCGGTCCTGGTTAAACCACCTGCGCCAGCGCAAAGGACTGCCCCCGCTGGATCGAGAGGAACCGATCCGCGAGCGGGACCAGATCTATGCCGCCTTGGCCGATTGGCTACGGGAACATCTCGATCTGGAAGCCGTCCGGGCCCTGATCGAAAGAAAGGGGGTCAGGCGATGA
- a CDS encoding adenosylcobinamide amidohydrolase encodes MTTHWPLWSEANWQVTVTPSHLTVDAPVEMEMLSSAPVGGGWFRGKRIVNRHVQKGYCHPRPVAETREWLGTQGMDPSATVALLTAARMEDAAVTEEAGEGFRLAAIVTAGVSNAARAGKAGPVYPLLTEPGTINTILIIDGQVDPCAMVNGVITATEAKTAVLQELDIRDGDGDVVTGTTTDAVVIAATQDPARGERHHYAGSASPLGRGIALAVHQALMRVLQRENRHGNR; translated from the coding sequence ATGACGACCCATTGGCCGTTGTGGTCGGAAGCGAATTGGCAGGTGACGGTAACCCCCAGCCACTTGACTGTGGATGCGCCGGTGGAGATGGAGATGTTGTCCAGTGCCCCTGTCGGAGGGGGCTGGTTTCGAGGCAAGCGGATTGTCAACCGACATGTCCAAAAAGGATATTGTCATCCCCGCCCTGTAGCGGAGACGCGGGAGTGGCTCGGAACCCAAGGGATGGATCCGTCTGCCACCGTCGCTCTCTTGACCGCCGCTCGGATGGAAGACGCCGCCGTCACTGAGGAAGCGGGAGAGGGATTTCGGCTGGCGGCGATTGTGACGGCGGGGGTGAGCAACGCCGCCCGAGCCGGTAAGGCGGGACCCGTCTATCCGCTGCTGACGGAACCGGGCACGATCAACACGATCCTGATCATCGACGGACAGGTGGACCCCTGTGCGATGGTAAACGGAGTCATCACCGCCACCGAGGCCAAAACGGCTGTGTTGCAGGAATTGGATATCCGGGACGGCGACGGGGATGTGGTCACCGGCACCACCACCGATGCCGTCGTCATCGCCGCCACCCAGGATCCCGCCCGGGGGGAGCGCCATCACTACGCCGGCAGCGCCAGCCCTCTGGGAAGGGGCATCGCCCTGGCCGTCCATCAGGCGCTCATGCGGGTGTTGCAACGGGAGAATCGCCATGGGAACCGCTAG
- the cbiB gene encoding adenosylcobinamide-phosphate synthase CbiB produces MGTASLLMAAYLLDCAIGDPRWIPHPVIAMGWGISRLESLLRRLSAWIHRKDVSGRAARLWGCLLPLVVAGTAFAVTWFILRGIAAWSFWAAWLVEAGLIAATIATKGLADAGKKIADALAAGDLAGAREALSHVVGRDTHDLDEAEVVRGGVETVSENIVDAVTSPLFYAAIGGAPLAMAYRAVNTLDSMVGYKNERYRDWGWASARLDDAANWLPARLTAPFLLLALAFKGGDARRAWRTLRRDAAKHPSPNSGWMEAAMAGGLGIQLGGVNRYQGVASHRATMGDPLEPKRREHIVTSIGVLHLCTALFAVAAALLWLGWDIWR; encoded by the coding sequence ATGGGAACCGCTAGCCTCCTGATGGCGGCGTATCTTCTGGACTGCGCCATCGGAGACCCCCGCTGGATCCCCCACCCCGTCATCGCCATGGGATGGGGGATTAGCCGTTTGGAGTCCCTCTTGCGCCGCCTGTCCGCATGGATCCATCGCAAAGACGTTTCCGGCAGGGCGGCCCGGTTGTGGGGGTGCCTGCTGCCGCTGGTGGTGGCTGGGACCGCCTTTGCGGTGACGTGGTTTATCCTGCGGGGGATCGCCGCCTGGTCCTTCTGGGCCGCTTGGCTGGTGGAAGCGGGGCTCATCGCCGCCACCATCGCCACCAAAGGGCTGGCCGATGCCGGAAAAAAGATCGCCGATGCCTTGGCGGCCGGTGATCTGGCAGGGGCCCGGGAAGCGCTCTCCCATGTCGTGGGACGGGATACCCATGATCTGGACGAGGCGGAAGTGGTGCGAGGCGGCGTGGAAACCGTTTCGGAAAACATTGTAGATGCCGTCACCTCCCCCCTTTTTTATGCCGCCATCGGGGGAGCGCCCCTTGCGATGGCGTACCGGGCGGTAAACACCCTCGATTCCATGGTGGGCTACAAAAACGAGCGGTATCGGGATTGGGGCTGGGCGTCCGCCCGCCTCGACGATGCCGCCAATTGGCTCCCCGCCCGGCTGACGGCTCCGTTTTTACTGTTGGCACTGGCATTCAAAGGCGGAGACGCCCGCCGGGCCTGGCGCACCCTGCGCCGGGACGCCGCCAAACACCCCAGTCCCAACAGCGGCTGGATGGAAGCGGCCATGGCAGGTGGGCTCGGCATCCAGCTGGGGGGCGTCAACCGCTACCAGGGAGTGGCTTCCCACCGGGCGACGATGGGGGATCCGCTGGAGCCGAAACGAAGGGAGCACATCGTCACCTCCATCGGGGTGCTGCATCTGTGTACAGCGTTGTTCGCCGTTGCGGCGGCACTGCTGTGGCTGGGATGGGATATTTGGCGGTAA